The Gemmatimonadaceae bacterium genomic interval CGTGCTCCCGGCGGTGCTCACCGGGCTCGCCAAATCGCGATCGTTGCCCGACGATGTAGTCCTCGACGGGCTTGCCTGCGCTGGTCTGATCGGGGCAGTAATCGCCGAGCGCGCGTCACTCTCGGGGGCCGAGGGCGGATGTCAGGCGGAGACCGGGGCGGCGGCCGGAATGGCAGCAGGTGCGGCAACCGAGATGCTGGGAGGCAGCCCGTCACAGGCGGGGCATGCAGTCGCGCTTACGATGCAAGGCATGCTCGGACTAGTCTGTGACCCGCTTGGCGGACTGGTGGAGCTGCCGTGTGTTTTCAGAAATGCAACTGGCTCCGCAATCGCGCTGGCGGGGATCGAGATGGCAATGGCGGGCATCACTTTCGCGATTCCTGTGGATGAAGTGATAGACGTGATGGGTGAGATCGGCAGAGAAATGGATGTGCGGTATCGCGAGACGGCGGGCGGTGGTCTGGCGGCGACGCCAACCGGCAGACGGCTTGCGAAAGAGCGGCTGTATCAGATCAAGCGGTCGTGAATCGAACGCGGGTTCAACTGGTCAACATTGGTCCATTCAAGTATCTTCGCGACGTAGTTCACTCCCGAGGCAACAGGTACAAATGAGCATCTTCGATCGCATAGCACGTTTATTCAGGGCAAACGTCAATGACATGATCGCTCAGGCTGAGCAGCCTGAGAAAATGTTGAATCAGATCATCATCGACATGCGCTCGCAACTGGTGAAGGCGAAGCAGCAGGTGGCAGCTGCGATCGCCGATGAGAAGCGGCTTCAGGATCAAACCGCTCAGGAGTTGCGTGAGGCCGAGGAATGGGAGCATCGGGCGATGCTTGCTGTAAAGGAGGGGCGCGATGATCTCGCCAAGCAGGCGCTGATGCGACGCGGCGAGCATGTGTCGCGGGGACAGCAGATGCAGCTCACCTGGGAAGCGCACAAACAGGAAACTGAC includes:
- the sdaAA gene encoding L-serine ammonia-lyase, iron-sulfur-dependent, subunit alpha is translated as MYRALGDAIRDAETRGQKLAQVALEQEAADQGRTVADIRAALARALDVMRSAIGDGMTGDLMSSSGLVGGDAAKLRTGPAGPLADTPFRDILARALAVQEVNAAMGVIVAAPTAGGAGVLPAVLTGLAKSRSLPDDVVLDGLACAGLIGAVIAERASLSGAEGGCQAETGAAAGMAAGAATEMLGGSPSQAGHAVALTMQGMLGLVCDPLGGLVELPCVFRNATGSAIALAGIEMAMAGITFAIPVDEVIDVMGEIGREMDVRYRETAGGGLAATPTGRRLAKERLYQIKRS